A stretch of Blautia liquoris DNA encodes these proteins:
- a CDS encoding glycosyltransferase translates to MNIAAVIVTYNRLELLKECMEAFFNQTRRPNELIVVNNASTDGTDEFLREWVASHNISDMEIIVVSMEKNEGGSGGFYAGTKKALEIGADWVWVSDDDAVPSLDAFEKAETHICEISDIDQISAICAQVQTGGKPATSNRGIRKMGPLKMEIMHVPKSEYLWTSFECNHFSYVGVFMQAIFLREVGLIHPEYFIWRDDVEHSWRLSSVGKIICYPDMIVNHKIQQMDYQGISWKTYYGYRNDLLMYKEHGCKLYYITKTLTMLFKGLCSINKRHFELYVDAIKAAHRGEGGINQKYLPGMKL, encoded by the coding sequence ATGAATATAGCAGCAGTAATTGTTACTTATAATCGTCTTGAATTGCTGAAAGAATGCATGGAAGCATTCTTTAATCAAACTCGGAGACCTAATGAATTGATTGTTGTCAATAACGCATCTACAGACGGAACTGATGAATTTCTGAGAGAATGGGTAGCTTCGCACAATATCTCAGATATGGAAATCATTGTGGTTTCAATGGAGAAAAATGAAGGCGGAAGTGGCGGTTTCTATGCAGGTACTAAGAAAGCACTTGAGATCGGAGCTGATTGGGTATGGGTTTCTGATGATGATGCAGTCCCTTCATTAGATGCATTTGAAAAAGCAGAGACGCATATTTGTGAGATTTCGGATATTGATCAAATTTCAGCAATTTGTGCGCAGGTTCAAACTGGCGGAAAACCCGCAACAAGTAATCGTGGTATTAGAAAAATGGGACCACTAAAAATGGAAATTATGCATGTCCCAAAGTCCGAGTATTTATGGACCTCCTTTGAGTGTAACCATTTCTCTTATGTTGGCGTTTTTATGCAAGCAATATTTCTACGAGAAGTGGGACTTATTCATCCGGAATATTTCATTTGGAGAGATGATGTTGAACATAGTTGGAGACTATCGAGCGTTGGGAAAATTATCTGCTATCCGGATATGATTGTTAATCATAAAATACAACAAATGGATTACCAGGGGATTTCGTGGAAAACTTATTATGGATACAGAAATGATTTATTGATGTATAAAGAACATGGATGTAAATTGTATTACATTACCAAAACTTTAACAATGTTATTTAAAGGGTTATGTTCTATAAACAAGCGACATTTTGAGTTGTATGTAGATGCCATTAAGGCCGCTCATAGGGGCGAAGGTGGAATTAATCAGAAATATTTACCCGGGATGAAATTATAA
- the tnpB gene encoding IS66 family insertion sequence element accessory protein TnpB, with product MMDLFVKDARHIYMACGATDFRKQRNAIKVLRYDSNGFILANKKLLDGMKFQWPKDPSEVKEISYQQVQWLLQGLEIEQKRALHPVKMDAKSTCF from the coding sequence ATGATGGATCTTTTTGTAAAAGATGCAAGACACATCTACATGGCATGTGGGGCAACAGACTTCCGCAAACAAAGAAACGCAATCAAAGTGCTCCGGTACGACAGCAATGGTTTTATCTTAGCAAACAAAAAGCTTCTGGATGGGATGAAATTCCAGTGGCCAAAAGATCCCTCGGAAGTAAAAGAGATATCCTACCAGCAAGTGCAGTGGCTTTTACAGGGGCTGGAAATCGAACAGAAAAGAGCGCTCCATCCGGTAAAAATGGATGCGAAGTCCACCTGTTTTTGA
- a CDS encoding 4Fe-4S binding protein, producing MEICNHTLCTACGTCVNVCSKNAITMKADGEGFPYPVIDESCCVKCGLCQKSCPVNKDTQASEATFYMAWHKYDSVLQKSSSGGAFTAIADYVLSRKGVVFGAAKKTDTQEVCHIMIDDEDGLNKLRLSKYYQSDTKKVYQQEMLKQNRYVLFSGTACQVAGLYSALERWKINVNFPEKLTLSLFHGHKSTC from the coding sequence ATGGAAATCTGTAATCATACATTATGTACAGCTTGCGGAACCTGTGTGAATGTATGCAGTAAAAATGCTATTACAATGAAGGCAGATGGTGAAGGCTTCCCTTATCCTGTTATTGATGAGTCCTGTTGTGTTAAGTGTGGCCTTTGCCAAAAAAGTTGTCCGGTAAACAAGGATACGCAAGCATCTGAAGCTACCTTTTATATGGCTTGGCACAAGTATGACAGCGTTCTTCAGAAAAGCTCATCTGGCGGTGCCTTTACAGCAATAGCGGATTATGTTTTGTCTCGTAAAGGAGTTGTGTTTGGCGCGGCAAAAAAAACAGATACGCAGGAAGTTTGTCATATTATGATTGATGACGAAGACGGTCTTAATAAACTTCGACTAAGCAAGTATTACCAAAGCGATACAAAAAAAGTGTACCAGCAGGAGATGCTTAAGCAAAATAGATATGTATTATTTAGCGGGACTGCCTGTCAGGTTGCCGGGTTGTATTCTGCTCTGGAACGATGGAAGATCAACGTGAACTTCCCGGAAAAGCTCACACTCAGCCTTTTCCACGGTCATAAAAGCACCTGTTGA
- a CDS encoding IS66 family transposase, which translates to MLLDNQQRPILDAFWSWVEETAALSTTNEKLTTALGYSKNQRNYLETFLKDGRLPISNNLCEANIKPFATARRAWLFADTPKGATANAVLYTLVESARANDLDVYEYLKYILESMPNNDYLNHPEILDKYLPWSKELPEECRLIHKHKKCQKK; encoded by the coding sequence ATTTTACTTGACAATCAACAACGTCCCATCCTCGATGCCTTTTGGTCGTGGGTGGAAGAAACAGCGGCCCTTTCTACTACGAATGAAAAACTGACAACTGCGCTGGGATACTCTAAAAACCAGAGAAACTATCTGGAAACATTTTTAAAAGATGGCAGGCTGCCAATCTCGAATAATTTATGCGAAGCAAATATAAAACCTTTTGCCACAGCAAGACGTGCATGGCTTTTTGCAGACACACCTAAAGGTGCAACGGCCAATGCCGTTCTCTATACATTAGTAGAATCGGCCAGGGCCAATGATCTGGATGTTTATGAATACCTGAAATACATCCTGGAAAGCATGCCCAATAACGACTATCTAAATCATCCAGAGATACTGGATAAATACCTGCCCTGGTCAAAAGAATTGCCAGAAGAATGTAGGTTGATTCATAAGCATAAAAAATGTCAAAAAAAATGA
- a CDS encoding glycosyltransferase, translating to MISSIVVLYEPKIEEYMYICDYYGDVDIVYVIDNSKKNNKASVERTIIDKYNDCEKIRYFHFPENVGLCKALNFGMSHSRKSGCDWALLMDADSSFVTNIISVYRKKLKDINSNVAVLAPVHIHDRSKAKQYQGEKELKWAMTSGCLYNISIFEALGGFMEELFVDGLDIDYCYKARKAGYKVIECGNALLRHYPAATKEVVIFGKVILKYGVSSPQRYRMQARSLVWLIRRYRQFPDFVRYCWKWFKVLFFFENKKEYIKEMQAGSKEGAKLAKKQDMIHSSLDG from the coding sequence ATGATAAGTTCAATTGTTGTTTTATACGAACCTAAAATAGAAGAATATATGTATATATGTGACTATTATGGAGATGTGGATATCGTATATGTAATAGATAATTCTAAGAAAAATAATAAGGCATCCGTTGAACGGACAATAATTGATAAATATAACGATTGCGAAAAAATACGGTATTTCCATTTCCCTGAAAATGTTGGTCTATGTAAAGCTCTTAATTTTGGAATGAGTCATTCGCGAAAATCAGGATGTGATTGGGCATTATTGATGGACGCTGACAGTAGCTTTGTTACAAATATAATTAGCGTTTATAGGAAGAAACTAAAAGACATTAACAGTAATGTCGCAGTATTAGCACCGGTTCATATTCATGATAGATCGAAAGCCAAGCAGTATCAGGGGGAAAAGGAATTAAAATGGGCCATGACGTCAGGATGTTTATATAACATTTCTATATTTGAAGCTTTGGGCGGCTTCATGGAAGAACTCTTTGTAGACGGATTGGATATTGATTACTGTTACAAAGCAAGAAAAGCTGGATACAAGGTAATCGAATGTGGGAATGCACTTCTTAGACACTATCCGGCTGCAACTAAAGAAGTGGTGATATTTGGAAAAGTGATTCTAAAATATGGCGTTTCGTCTCCGCAGCGATACAGGATGCAGGCGAGAAGTTTGGTTTGGTTGATTCGAAGGTATAGACAGTTTCCGGATTTTGTACGGTACTGTTGGAAATGGTTTAAGGTTCTTTTTTTCTTTGAAAACAAAAAAGAGTACATAAAAGAGATGCAAGCGGGTTCAAAAGAAGGAGCAAAATTGGCTAAAAAGCAAGACATGATTCATTCAAGTTTAGATGGATGA
- a CDS encoding lipopolysaccharide biosynthesis protein, with translation MSNNKEKDLVKNTLLFTVGNAGAKLLMLIIVPLYTYYVSTEQMGQYDLVNTYVGLFSSLACLALHEGLYRWLLDASTKDKDILKTGLLASFIAVVGFDVIAWIFLSVINYTYLPEFILLVTAAAFYTIVQFITRGLRNNKIYAVQGIVYSLALILCNVILVIWLRMQARGLLLSMAFAYIVTIVFMAVVQHLVKDYVVPGKFDRDLAKDLIKYSLPIVPNNIAWWLVSASNRIVINWGMGDAANGIYAISMKFPTLVNMLSTFFYQAWQEQAISEYDSKERDAYYTKIFNIYVKVLLTGIIALLPVTKFIIIYFMDSSYHDAYQFIGLLYLSSVFNAFAGFYGTGYLSTKKTMGALTTTMWGAIANAVLTVVLINTAGLYAAAFGSMVGNAIIWVTRIVQTRKYFNIKIEWKAFIILIGLCAAVIVAVNAAGLAAMIVLEVIACMFFLLVNKELIVPVVKQIANKAKK, from the coding sequence ATGTCTAATAATAAGGAAAAAGATCTGGTGAAGAATACTCTTCTGTTTACCGTAGGGAACGCAGGAGCCAAGTTGCTCATGTTGATTATTGTACCGCTGTACACGTATTATGTCAGCACGGAGCAAATGGGACAGTACGATCTCGTGAATACATATGTTGGCCTTTTTTCATCTTTGGCTTGCCTTGCCCTGCACGAGGGTTTATACAGATGGCTGCTGGATGCAAGTACAAAGGACAAAGATATCCTAAAAACTGGTTTACTTGCTTCTTTCATTGCAGTAGTAGGGTTTGATGTAATTGCCTGGATTTTCCTTAGTGTTATAAATTATACGTATTTGCCGGAATTTATCTTGCTGGTTACTGCAGCAGCTTTTTACACGATAGTGCAGTTTATCACGAGAGGTTTGAGAAATAATAAGATATATGCGGTACAAGGTATTGTCTATTCGCTTGCTTTGATACTTTGTAACGTGATCCTCGTAATATGGCTGCGGATGCAGGCGCGTGGATTGTTGTTATCAATGGCCTTTGCATATATTGTTACAATTGTGTTCATGGCAGTGGTTCAGCATTTGGTAAAAGATTATGTTGTTCCTGGTAAATTTGATAGGGACCTTGCCAAAGATTTAATCAAATATTCTTTGCCAATTGTTCCTAATAATATTGCGTGGTGGCTTGTATCGGCATCTAACAGGATTGTGATTAACTGGGGTATGGGAGATGCGGCGAATGGTATTTATGCTATCTCCATGAAGTTTCCGACGCTCGTGAATATGCTTTCTACTTTTTTCTACCAGGCGTGGCAGGAGCAAGCAATTTCTGAATATGACAGCAAGGAACGTGATGCCTATTATACAAAGATTTTTAATATCTATGTTAAAGTGCTTTTGACAGGAATCATTGCTCTACTTCCAGTGACAAAATTTATAATCATCTATTTTATGGATTCTTCCTATCATGATGCTTATCAGTTTATTGGTCTATTGTACTTATCGAGTGTTTTTAATGCGTTTGCTGGATTTTATGGCACTGGTTATCTTAGCACCAAGAAAACTATGGGTGCGTTGACTACCACAATGTGGGGTGCAATTGCAAATGCTGTTTTGACTGTAGTGTTAATCAATACTGCTGGTCTTTATGCGGCGGCTTTCGGAAGCATGGTCGGCAACGCAATTATTTGGGTGACAAGAATTGTTCAGACGCGAAAATACTTTAATATTAAAATTGAGTGGAAGGCATTTATTATATTAATAGGATTATGCGCAGCAGTGATCGTTGCAGTGAATGCAGCTGGCTTGGCTGCTATGATCGTGTTGGAAGTTATTGCATGCATGTTCTTCTTGTTAGTAAATAAGGAATTAATTGTTCCTGTGGTGAAGCAAATTGCCAATAAAGCAAAAAAATAG
- the menD gene encoding 2-succinyl-5-enolpyruvyl-6-hydroxy-3-cyclohexene-1-carboxylic-acid synthase — MYTVLKNTQIVIALLKEYGIKHIVISPGTRNGPFVHSLEEDDYFKCYSVVDERSAAFFALGIARQLREPVVISCTSSTAACNYFSAVTEAYYSHIPLVVLTSDRSPYTRGQLEKQQIEQVGMYGKMCRVSVDLPLEIHDDDEFWYCERLVNEALMELSHHEGGPVQINMPAYYNLEYFTESKLPLVKRIYRNSLRSPYSEHESRLADLLHTTGKIMVMCGAHAPWTSDMQEKLRRFLNIYNCALVGQHMSNLNMSEMIPITAGTDICNCLVGHEPDILISIGGPTQMMYFEKLRKSKVKHWLVNEDGDIEDPTRHLTDIFECPLETFFDYFISHVHADWVGSGEYQAEVSTAVNQYTTSRPELDVFSNIYVIREFCKLVPSGAIVNMSILNAIRIVETFPLAENVEVYANVGAYGIDGCMSTFMGQASVAMGPAYHVTGDLSFLYDMNSIWIRHVGDNVHILLINNYEGIEMRRSYRNHGDVRRYITAGHHVSPKGWIEDNGFHYYTATSKSELAEVMPTFVNDNKKCVLEVFTSGIDDDKEAFNYYSLQNTSMNGVLKSKVKSVLGDEGVYKLKKIIGRK; from the coding sequence ATGTACACAGTATTGAAAAACACGCAGATTGTTATAGCTCTTTTGAAGGAGTATGGTATTAAGCATATTGTTATTTCTCCAGGGACACGAAACGGCCCCTTTGTTCACTCTCTAGAAGAAGACGATTACTTCAAATGCTATTCGGTTGTCGATGAGAGAAGTGCTGCATTTTTTGCTCTCGGAATAGCCCGTCAGCTTAGAGAACCAGTTGTGATTTCCTGTACCTCCTCTACGGCGGCATGTAATTATTTTAGTGCTGTGACGGAAGCATATTATTCTCATATTCCACTTGTTGTATTGACTTCAGATAGAAGTCCTTATACTAGAGGACAACTTGAAAAGCAGCAGATTGAACAGGTTGGTATGTATGGAAAGATGTGCCGTGTAAGCGTAGATCTGCCATTGGAGATTCATGATGATGATGAATTCTGGTATTGTGAAAGGCTTGTAAATGAAGCTTTGATGGAATTATCTCATCATGAAGGTGGACCTGTCCAGATTAACATGCCAGCATATTATAATTTGGAATATTTCACAGAGAGCAAGTTACCTCTTGTTAAGAGAATTTATCGCAACAGCCTTCGTAGTCCATATTCCGAACATGAAAGCCGATTAGCTGATTTGCTGCATACTACTGGAAAAATCATGGTGATGTGCGGCGCACATGCCCCTTGGACTTCTGATATGCAGGAAAAGCTTCGCCGCTTTCTTAACATTTACAACTGTGCTTTAGTAGGACAGCATATGTCGAACCTGAATATGTCGGAGATGATCCCTATCACAGCTGGGACAGATATTTGCAACTGTCTTGTAGGGCATGAACCAGATATTCTGATTAGTATCGGTGGTCCAACGCAGATGATGTACTTTGAGAAACTTCGAAAGTCTAAGGTGAAGCACTGGCTGGTCAACGAGGATGGTGATATTGAAGATCCAACAAGGCATCTGACAGATATATTTGAATGTCCGCTTGAAACATTCTTTGATTATTTTATATCGCATGTGCATGCAGATTGGGTTGGATCCGGCGAATATCAGGCTGAAGTGTCCACAGCGGTTAACCAGTATACTACATCCAGACCAGAACTCGATGTGTTTTCCAATATCTATGTCATTCGAGAGTTCTGCAAGCTTGTGCCTTCAGGGGCAATAGTAAATATGAGCATCCTAAATGCTATCCGTATCGTTGAGACGTTCCCCTTGGCTGAAAATGTGGAAGTTTATGCGAATGTCGGCGCTTACGGTATTGATGGCTGTATGTCTACCTTTATGGGGCAAGCATCGGTAGCAATGGGGCCTGCGTACCATGTAACCGGTGACCTCAGTTTCCTGTATGACATGAACTCGATCTGGATTCGTCATGTGGGCGACAATGTACATATCCTCCTAATTAATAATTACGAGGGAATTGAGATGCGTCGGAGCTATCGAAATCATGGTGATGTACGCCGCTATATCACTGCGGGGCATCATGTGTCACCAAAAGGTTGGATTGAAGATAATGGATTCCATTACTATACAGCGACAAGTAAGAGTGAATTGGCAGAGGTAATGCCTACATTTGTGAATGACAACAAGAAGTGCGTTCTTGAAGTATTTACGAGTGGCATAGATGATGACAAAGAAGCGTTTAATTATTATTCGCTTCAGAATACCAGCATGAATGGAGTATTAAAATCAAAAGTAAAAAGTGTTCTTGGAGACGAGGGCGTGTATAAATTGAAAAAAATAATTGGGCGAAAATAA
- a CDS encoding polysaccharide pyruvyl transferase family protein, which translates to MNAGLITYHAAYNYGSVLQAFATQVMLERLGCKCHVINYRFKGQKDFYTIVRTKYGLKIFLLDAIQFPAFKDKRIRQNKFESFIGKNLNLTELIDDPDNMEQIANLFDIYISGGDQIWSKYSSELYHEDWRWMNPYLLVFTNKKKISYATSIGSMNRDDLFRIKSALCKYSHIAVRENSAAETLSNFLSRKINYVLDPTLLLDAHDYNSLIELPRYNEKFILYYTLRGFKEVSRQRKDLLKLSVKYQMPIYAITPFCYFLNSKNYINVISAGIEEFLGYIKSSQLVITDSFHGSAFSIIFQKKFYSICKGWDTDYRKSELLNCLGLNNRISNSISDCDIVLDIDYCEVEQKLNELKKESLKYLNNALES; encoded by the coding sequence ATGAATGCTGGATTAATCACTTATCATGCTGCGTATAACTATGGTTCTGTTTTGCAAGCATTTGCTACGCAGGTAATGCTGGAGCGGTTGGGCTGCAAATGTCACGTTATTAATTATCGCTTTAAAGGACAAAAAGACTTTTATACGATAGTAAGAACCAAATATGGTTTGAAAATATTTCTGCTTGATGCTATTCAATTTCCTGCTTTTAAGGACAAAAGGATAAGACAAAATAAATTCGAATCTTTTATAGGGAAAAACCTTAATTTAACCGAATTAATTGATGATCCCGATAATATGGAGCAAATTGCTAATCTTTTTGATATTTATATTAGTGGTGGAGATCAGATTTGGAGTAAGTATTCTTCGGAATTGTATCATGAAGATTGGCGCTGGATGAATCCATACCTATTAGTGTTCACGAATAAAAAGAAAATCTCTTATGCTACCTCTATTGGAAGTATGAATAGAGATGATTTGTTTAGAATTAAAAGTGCTCTTTGTAAATATTCTCATATTGCAGTCAGAGAGAATAGCGCGGCTGAAACTTTATCCAATTTTTTAAGCAGGAAGATAAATTACGTGCTTGATCCAACATTATTACTAGACGCTCATGACTACAATTCTTTGATAGAATTGCCTCGATATAATGAAAAATTCATTTTATATTATACGTTACGTGGGTTCAAAGAGGTCAGCAGACAGAGGAAAGATCTTTTGAAATTGAGTGTGAAATATCAGATGCCAATTTATGCTATTACTCCATTTTGTTATTTCCTGAATTCCAAGAACTATATTAATGTTATTTCTGCAGGTATTGAGGAATTCCTGGGTTATATCAAATCTTCCCAATTGGTTATTACTGATTCGTTTCATGGCTCTGCATTTTCAATTATATTCCAAAAAAAGTTTTATTCTATTTGTAAGGGCTGGGATACAGACTATAGAAAATCAGAATTGTTGAATTGTCTTGGACTTAATAATAGAATTAGTAATAGTATTTCGGATTGTGATATTGTATTAGATATAGATTATTGTGAAGTTGAGCAAAAATTGAATGAATTGAAAAAAGAGAGTTTGAAATACTTAAATAATGCACTTGAAAGTTAG
- a CDS encoding SDR family NAD(P)-dependent oxidoreductase → MVLITGGSGGIGFAMAKAFLDSGAKVIISGTNEGKLRNCVEQLGGDSFRETVKPLALHSV, encoded by the coding sequence GTGGTCCTTATCACCGGCGGTAGCGGAGGGATTGGCTTTGCCATGGCGAAAGCTTTCCTGGACAGTGGAGCCAAGGTGATTATTTCAGGAACAAATGAGGGAAAGTTGCGTAACTGCGTAGAACAACTGGGGGGGGACAGCTTTAGGGAGACAGTCAAGCCCCTTGCACTGCATAGCGTATAG
- a CDS encoding glycosyltransferase, which translates to MINKKISIAMATYNGEHYIEKQLDTILYQTRVPDEVIICDDSSNDQTAEIIKKFIEDHRLVTWHLNVNESNVGYKRNFYNAISKTTGDVIFLADQDDEWCENKLEKMTSVLEGNEKIVSLSCAVELIDGDSKKINHICQPGYYNCDFLYLKDAPAHLEFFDLAYIAKHNISPGCAMVITRLLAEKFLKAYNFELPHDWFLNLLAAADERCGFLNESLIRYRRHNNNTIGANNGVVTGIRKKTRDVRIEDFKFREKAINIVRESGEQLNTESVKKIQDLYDKMIDFYQSPSLIKLLNLRKNPDYFELAKRKVRLWEFIVAIRLDTLALNVVD; encoded by the coding sequence ATGATAAACAAGAAAATTTCTATTGCGATGGCAACATACAATGGCGAACATTATATAGAGAAGCAACTGGACACTATTTTGTATCAAACTAGAGTGCCAGATGAAGTGATTATCTGCGATGATTCTTCAAATGATCAAACAGCAGAAATTATAAAAAAATTCATAGAAGACCATAGACTTGTTACGTGGCATTTAAACGTAAATGAATCGAATGTAGGTTATAAGAGAAATTTCTACAATGCTATTTCCAAAACTACAGGAGATGTTATCTTTCTAGCAGATCAAGATGATGAATGGTGTGAGAATAAATTAGAAAAAATGACAAGTGTACTTGAAGGGAATGAGAAAATTGTTTCATTGAGCTGCGCTGTGGAGTTAATTGATGGAGATTCTAAGAAAATAAACCATATTTGCCAACCCGGGTACTACAATTGCGATTTCTTATATTTGAAGGACGCCCCAGCACATTTAGAGTTCTTTGACTTGGCGTACATTGCAAAACACAATATTTCCCCTGGGTGTGCAATGGTAATTACTAGGCTATTGGCAGAGAAATTCTTGAAAGCATATAATTTTGAACTTCCTCATGACTGGTTCTTGAACTTGTTGGCAGCGGCCGATGAGAGATGCGGATTTTTGAATGAATCGCTGATAAGGTATAGAAGACACAATAACAATACTATTGGAGCAAATAATGGAGTAGTTACAGGCATAAGGAAAAAGACGAGAGATGTAAGGATAGAGGATTTCAAGTTTAGAGAAAAAGCCATTAATATTGTTCGTGAATCAGGAGAGCAGTTAAATACTGAATCAGTTAAGAAAATACAAGATCTATACGACAAGATGATTGACTTTTATCAGTCTCCGTCTTTAATAAAACTATTAAACTTAAGGAAAAATCCTGATTACTTTGAGTTAGCAAAGAGGAAAGTTCGCTTGTGGGAATTTATCGTTGCAATTAGACTGGATACGCTTGCACTTAATGTGGTCGATTAG
- a CDS encoding O-antigen polymerase has protein sequence MILSVLVVCLIFEFLMAIFLFKADVLAPAVVFSFVFVISSLDLMLMSDYWNVTIQSVTLWIIVIGVLSFIIGSYLAKNVRFIRISVGGLSLVNYQENFRISRSFLNFMIAVYILFIGISMLYVIRSRGVSSAITGLFSSYVTALGDDTELELPVFLSLPSKFLLLGGYIWGYFLVNNWIINHKLEVRYIILFVLTLVMSVSNGKRGELVALVITLVIYILFALKKNRSKKLSKKVYFTLFLILIAVALSFQSIATMMGRDSDLFEPLEYFSIYLGAPILNLNTSILRAGFKHPIFLSETFHSLYTAIGENFGIDPFIYTTDRIFWSSPNGKRVGNVATTFYDFYHDGAFMGVIALSFIMGFIVQSLYNGLKHEKFKNGMFATMVYSYMLWMVGRSFFANSFFDWFTLSTIFTLLIWWLYTVTIPKIGLRRRKKV, from the coding sequence TTGATATTATCTGTATTAGTTGTTTGCTTGATTTTTGAATTTTTGATGGCGATATTTTTATTCAAGGCGGATGTGCTTGCACCGGCAGTTGTGTTTAGCTTTGTTTTTGTTATTTCATCTCTTGACCTTATGCTCATGTCTGACTATTGGAATGTCACAATACAGAGCGTGACGTTGTGGATTATAGTTATAGGTGTCTTATCATTTATAATCGGATCATATCTAGCTAAAAATGTTCGTTTTATTCGCATAAGTGTAGGAGGTTTATCATTAGTTAACTATCAAGAGAATTTCCGAATTTCACGCAGCTTTTTAAACTTTATGATTGCCGTTTACATTCTATTTATTGGTATATCTATGCTGTATGTGATTCGTTCCAGGGGAGTCTCTTCAGCGATTACAGGACTATTCAGCTCTTATGTGACTGCCCTAGGTGATGACACTGAATTGGAGTTGCCTGTCTTTCTTTCTTTGCCGTCCAAATTTTTACTCCTTGGTGGTTACATTTGGGGATATTTTCTTGTAAATAACTGGATAATCAATCATAAGCTTGAAGTACGATATATTATCTTGTTTGTGCTTACCCTTGTTATGTCGGTTTCTAATGGAAAAAGAGGAGAATTGGTTGCACTTGTCATAACGCTGGTTATATATATTTTGTTTGCTTTGAAAAAAAATAGGTCAAAAAAGTTGAGCAAGAAAGTATATTTTACGCTATTTTTAATACTTATTGCGGTAGCTTTATCATTTCAATCAATTGCCACTATGATGGGACGTGATAGTGATTTGTTTGAGCCACTCGAATATTTTTCTATTTATTTGGGCGCGCCGATTTTGAATTTAAATACAAGCATATTGCGCGCCGGATTTAAACATCCTATCTTTCTGTCTGAAACTTTTCATTCATTGTATACTGCAATCGGGGAAAATTTCGGAATTGACCCGTTCATATATACTACCGATCGAATCTTTTGGTCTAGTCCGAATGGGAAAAGAGTCGGAAATGTGGCAACTACATTTTATGATTTTTACCATGATGGAGCTTTTATGGGTGTCATTGCTTTGAGTTTTATTATGGGCTTTATTGTCCAGAGTTTGTACAATGGGCTTAAGCACGAGAAATTTAAGAATGGAATGTTTGCTACAATGGTATATTCGTATATGCTTTGGATGGTTGGGCGTAGCTTTTTTGCTAATTCTTTTTTTGATTGGTTTACTCTTTCAACTATTTTTACTTTATTGATTTGGTGGCTATATACGGTTACGATTCCCAAAATTGGGCTGCGGAGGAGAAAAAAGGTATGA